In one window of Leptospirales bacterium DNA:
- a CDS encoding c-type cytochrome: protein MQRAAIVGGLRWISCVLYLPIFGLLIACSPAGFTRSRCPTFDYGLPPGQSPPPAPPDVCVSKATVELGRALFYSKELSANRSMSCGACHQQSRAFSDGRVRAIGSTGQLHPRNTQSLANVGYLQQLTWALPELTRLDKQAGIPFFSKSTATGIEELNMAGKEHIFADRMRSEPRLQALFAAAFPGQTIDVIHMALALAAFESTLISRRSPFDREELSKQALRGKELFFSQRVGCSGCHSGTDFNQDAASNTTGYYNIGLYNVGNSGDYPDHRLHGPTAARLTQGLQQFSGRAADRGRFRTPSLRNVALTAPYMHDGSIATLSLAIDHFDGGGRMLADGPFAGDGRRNPNKDSRIRRLGLNAAEKAQLAAFLMSLSDDCFINDPRYSDPLQPPPALPAHCRLP, encoded by the coding sequence GTGCAGCGGGCGGCAATCGTGGGCGGCTTGCGCTGGATCTCCTGCGTCCTCTACCTCCCGATTTTTGGTCTGTTGATTGCTTGCAGCCCGGCCGGCTTTACCCGCAGTCGCTGCCCAACTTTCGACTACGGCCTGCCGCCTGGCCAATCGCCCCCGCCCGCGCCGCCCGACGTCTGCGTCAGCAAAGCGACCGTTGAGCTGGGTCGGGCGCTGTTCTACAGCAAGGAGCTTTCCGCCAATCGCAGCATGTCCTGCGGCGCCTGCCACCAGCAAAGTCGCGCCTTCAGCGATGGGCGCGTGCGAGCAATTGGTTCTACCGGTCAGCTGCATCCAAGAAATACGCAGAGCCTGGCCAACGTCGGCTATTTGCAGCAACTTACCTGGGCCTTGCCGGAACTGACGCGCCTCGACAAGCAGGCGGGCATTCCCTTCTTCTCGAAAAGTACGGCGACCGGGATTGAAGAATTGAATATGGCCGGTAAGGAGCACATCTTTGCCGATCGCATGCGCTCCGAGCCCCGACTGCAGGCGCTTTTTGCCGCCGCCTTTCCAGGCCAGACCATTGATGTGATCCACATGGCTCTGGCGCTGGCAGCCTTTGAGAGTACTTTGATATCAAGGCGCTCGCCCTTTGATCGCGAGGAGCTGAGCAAGCAAGCGCTACGGGGCAAGGAATTGTTTTTTTCGCAGCGCGTCGGATGTTCCGGCTGTCATTCTGGAACAGATTTCAATCAGGATGCTGCATCAAATACTACAGGTTACTACAATATCGGACTCTACAATGTCGGCAACAGCGGCGACTATCCGGATCATCGGCTGCACGGGCCGACAGCAGCGCGCCTGACTCAGGGACTGCAGCAATTCAGCGGCAGGGCTGCCGATCGCGGTCGCTTTCGCACGCCCAGCTTGCGCAACGTCGCATTGACCGCACCCTACATGCACGACGGCAGCATCGCTACCCTGTCGCTGGCCATTGATCATTTTGACGGCGGGGGTCGAATGCTTGCCGACGGGCCCTTTGCTGGCGATGGCCGGCGCAATCCAAACAAGGATTCGCGAATTCGCAGGCTTGGACTGAATGCCGCTGAGAAAGCGCAATTGGCAGCTTTTCTGATGTCGCTAAGCGATGACTGTTTTATCAATGACCCGCGCTACAGCGATCCCCTGCAGCCGCCGCCCGCTCTGCCGGCGCATTGTCGTCTTCCTTAG
- the coaE gene encoding dephospho-CoA kinase (Dephospho-CoA kinase (CoaE) performs the final step in coenzyme A biosynthesis.) — MRYPQLPVIRWRRPYFLVGLSGGIGAGKSAAREAFAREGFQTLDADLLAREALHSEELRGALLAAFGQRIVDAEGRINRATLAEIVFLDTGRREQLNALVHPAVEKAFEQARQLLRPGEALVYEVPLLFEKGRQADFDLTVTITAPAELRFARAASRNGWSREEFEQREAAQLPLAEKEARADLCIENSGSPEQLQQAITALAAAIRKAAPQART, encoded by the coding sequence ATGCGTTATCCGCAGTTGCCGGTCATTCGCTGGCGGCGGCCGTACTTCCTGGTTGGGCTGAGCGGCGGAATCGGCGCGGGAAAGTCCGCCGCGCGCGAGGCTTTTGCGCGCGAGGGTTTCCAGACACTGGATGCTGATCTCCTGGCGCGGGAAGCGTTGCACTCCGAGGAGTTGCGGGGCGCATTGCTTGCCGCTTTTGGCCAGCGCATTGTCGACGCCGAGGGCCGCATCAATCGTGCAACGCTGGCAGAAATCGTTTTCCTGGATACTGGACGACGGGAGCAGCTCAACGCCCTGGTTCATCCAGCGGTAGAAAAGGCCTTTGAGCAGGCGCGGCAGCTACTGCGGCCTGGCGAGGCGCTGGTCTACGAGGTTCCGCTGCTCTTTGAGAAGGGCCGCCAGGCGGACTTTGATCTGACTGTGACAATTACGGCGCCGGCTGAGCTGCGCTTTGCGCGTGCAGCCAGTCGCAACGGTTGGTCGCGCGAGGAGTTTGAACAGCGCGAAGCAGCACAGCTGCCGCTGGCCGAAAAGGAGGCGCGCGCTGATCTGTGCATTGAAAACAGCGGATCGCCAGAGCAGTTGCAGCAGGCGATCACAGCGCTGGCGGCGGCGATTCGCAAGGCTGCGCCGCAAGCGCGAACATGA
- the uvrC gene encoding excinuclease ABC subunit UvrC: MVSTDIFQLLRQKVARAPTSAGCYIWKDAAGESLYVGKAINLRARLRNYLSASQDNPRTLALMENAVDLEWISVGAEAEALILEATLVKERQPRFNVRLKDDKRYPYISVSTSEAFPQIFLTRTVRDNGDAYFGPFTDVRAARNTIALIHKIFPIRKVRQRLPLKKAARPCMNFHIKRCLAPCSGAVGAEEYARVVQDVLLFLEGKGEMLETMVQRRMDEYSATMAYEKAAIYRDVLINVRRTQERQSVVQTGQTNEDIIGLALREDAAQIALLEIRGGKWLDRRTFPLQGAASAAAPEILASFLRDYYLSADRLPARIVLPAHPENARLLEQLLSERAGRKVLIRSGGNSQRRSLLKIAARNAELLLSERLLAVRARDRDAALAELQQMLTLPETPSVIECYDISHFQGSHTVASGVVFVDGAPQKSAYRQYRIRSVEGIHDPASIREALSRRLQRLLNEDKSLPDLVVIDGGLTQLSAACEAAQSLSLGDLPIISLAKQREEIYLPGESAPRQFDPNSAGMRLLRRLRDEAHRFAISQHRRSRNRALLSHLVDEIPDIGPARKASLLRHLDDRKLEEASVEALMKAPGIGLETARKIAAYFASRKKPASGAEALRTASGSESSESN, encoded by the coding sequence ATCGTGTCCACGGATATTTTCCAATTGCTACGGCAGAAAGTCGCCAGGGCTCCGACCAGCGCCGGCTGTTACATCTGGAAGGACGCGGCGGGCGAGAGCCTCTACGTGGGCAAGGCCATCAATCTACGCGCCCGCTTACGCAACTATCTCTCCGCTTCGCAAGACAATCCGCGCACCCTGGCGCTCATGGAAAATGCGGTTGATCTGGAATGGATCAGCGTCGGCGCCGAAGCTGAGGCCCTGATCCTGGAAGCGACGCTGGTAAAGGAGCGCCAACCGCGCTTCAATGTTCGGCTGAAAGACGACAAACGCTATCCCTACATTTCTGTTTCCACCAGCGAGGCCTTTCCGCAGATCTTTCTAACGCGCACAGTTCGAGACAATGGCGACGCCTACTTCGGACCGTTTACTGATGTGCGGGCGGCGCGCAATACCATTGCTCTCATCCACAAGATTTTTCCCATCCGCAAGGTTCGTCAGCGACTGCCGCTGAAGAAGGCGGCGCGCCCCTGTATGAACTTCCACATCAAGCGCTGTCTGGCGCCCTGCAGCGGCGCTGTCGGCGCCGAGGAATATGCTCGCGTGGTGCAAGACGTGCTGCTCTTTCTGGAAGGCAAAGGGGAGATGCTGGAAACGATGGTCCAGCGACGGATGGATGAGTACAGCGCTACTATGGCTTACGAGAAAGCGGCCATTTACCGCGATGTCCTGATCAATGTACGCCGCACACAGGAGCGCCAGAGCGTCGTTCAGACGGGCCAGACAAACGAAGACATCATTGGACTTGCGCTACGCGAAGACGCCGCTCAAATTGCGCTGCTGGAGATTCGCGGCGGAAAGTGGCTCGACCGTCGCACCTTCCCGCTGCAGGGCGCGGCTTCAGCCGCCGCGCCGGAAATTCTGGCTTCCTTTCTTCGCGATTACTATTTGAGCGCCGATCGTCTGCCAGCGCGCATTGTCTTGCCGGCTCATCCTGAAAATGCGCGGCTGCTGGAACAGCTGCTCAGCGAACGCGCCGGCCGCAAAGTTCTAATTCGCAGCGGCGGAAATTCGCAACGCCGCTCGCTGCTGAAGATTGCCGCACGCAACGCGGAACTGCTGCTTTCGGAGCGTCTGCTGGCCGTTCGCGCCCGCGATCGCGACGCGGCGCTGGCTGAATTGCAACAGATGCTGACGCTGCCGGAAACGCCCAGCGTTATCGAATGCTACGATATTTCACACTTTCAGGGAAGCCATACGGTCGCCTCCGGCGTAGTTTTTGTCGACGGGGCCCCTCAAAAATCAGCCTACAGACAGTACCGCATTCGCAGCGTGGAGGGCATCCACGATCCAGCCTCCATAAGAGAAGCGCTCAGTCGAAGGCTACAGCGCTTGCTCAACGAAGACAAGAGCCTGCCCGACCTGGTGGTCATTGACGGCGGATTGACGCAGCTCTCAGCGGCCTGCGAGGCGGCGCAGAGTCTGTCGCTGGGCGACTTGCCGATCATTTCGCTGGCCAAGCAGCGAGAAGAAATCTATCTGCCTGGCGAATCTGCTCCGCGACAATTTGATCCAAACTCGGCCGGCATGCGCCTGTTGCGCCGGCTGCGGGACGAAGCGCATCGCTTCGCGATCAGTCAGCACCGACGCAGTCGCAACCGCGCGCTGCTTTCCCATCTGGTGGATGAGATTCCCGATATTGGACCGGCGCGCAAGGCCAGTTTGCTGCGACACCTGGATGATCGCAAGCTGGAGGAAGCAAGTGTGGAAGCGCTGATGAAGGCGCCCGGAATCGGGCTGGAGACGGCGCGAAAAATCGCGGCCTACTTTGCATCGCGCAAAAAACCGGCGTCCGGCGCCGAAGCGCTCAGGACTGCATCAGGCAGCGAAAGTTCAGAATCAAATTGA
- a CDS encoding SH3 domain-containing protein: protein MYSSARSGLRLRLAPRSDSETLAVIPFNAELTVLSKSQESITVDGITAPWMQVRYQGQEGWVFGGYLVAAVSESPPDQLRERYLGVWNGRNLCEGVQSNIAIDADGRFTARLFGGCDISGCSCGALNGRWKLQDRMICFQVEHSDFQVATGEGPSCYRMSGRSLIAAQNAFVENYGSETLQVLQRPASAPR, encoded by the coding sequence ATGTACAGTTCGGCTCGCTCCGGACTGCGCCTGCGTTTGGCGCCGCGTTCTGATTCGGAAACCCTGGCGGTGATTCCCTTCAATGCCGAGCTGACGGTCTTGAGCAAGAGCCAGGAGTCGATCACCGTCGATGGCATCACGGCGCCATGGATGCAGGTACGCTATCAGGGACAGGAGGGTTGGGTTTTTGGCGGCTACCTGGTCGCCGCGGTCTCCGAATCGCCGCCCGATCAGCTGCGCGAGCGCTACCTGGGCGTCTGGAACGGTCGCAACCTCTGCGAAGGCGTGCAAAGCAACATCGCCATCGATGCCGACGGCCGATTTACAGCGCGCCTGTTTGGCGGCTGCGATATCAGCGGCTGTTCCTGTGGGGCGCTCAACGGACGCTGGAAGCTGCAGGATCGGATGATTTGTTTTCAGGTGGAGCATTCCGACTTCCAGGTTGCGACGGGCGAGGGACCGTCCTGTTATCGAATGAGCGGTCGCAGTCTGATTGCGGCGCAGAATGCCTTTGTCGAAAACTATGGCAGCGAAACATTGCAGGTGTTGCAACGTCCGGCCTCGGCGCCCCGCTAG
- a CDS encoding cation diffusion facilitator family transporter — MPDSSSHLPHHMHHAGHGHSGLEHHASTERNLLLALAINLCFSIIEIVGGLWTNSVAILSDALHDFGDVLALALALGMQRLSRRQKDRTFSYGYRRFSLLAALINGVILLGGSIFILSQAIPRLLHPAPVHAEGMIVLAVLGVLFNGAAALRLRRGRSMNERMAGWHMMEDLLGWAAVLLAALVMHFVDFPLLDPLLAIAFNAFILIGVARLLWGVARIFLQGTPGQLQIEAIEAQIRSAPGVESIHGTHLWSLDGAYNVLTTHVVVAANASMDRVCKVKAHIRETLEEHSISHTTIEVERSGERCLLDGRDNAHP; from the coding sequence ATGCCAGATAGCAGCAGCCATCTTCCACATCATATGCATCATGCCGGCCATGGCCATTCCGGTCTGGAACATCATGCCTCGACGGAGCGCAACCTTCTGCTGGCGCTGGCGATCAACCTTTGCTTCTCGATCATCGAGATCGTCGGCGGCCTGTGGACCAACAGCGTTGCAATTCTTTCCGATGCTTTGCATGACTTTGGCGATGTGCTGGCCCTCGCCCTGGCTCTGGGCATGCAGCGTCTGTCACGGCGGCAGAAGGATCGCACATTCAGCTACGGCTATCGACGCTTTTCCCTGCTGGCGGCGTTGATCAATGGCGTCATCTTGCTTGGCGGATCAATTTTTATTTTGAGCCAGGCGATACCACGTTTGTTGCATCCTGCTCCCGTTCACGCGGAAGGAATGATCGTACTTGCTGTTCTGGGCGTACTTTTCAACGGCGCGGCGGCGCTGCGACTGCGGCGCGGTCGTAGCATGAATGAACGCATGGCTGGCTGGCATATGATGGAGGACCTGCTGGGATGGGCAGCCGTATTGCTGGCCGCACTGGTAATGCACTTTGTCGATTTTCCGCTGCTCGATCCGCTGCTGGCGATCGCTTTCAATGCTTTCATTCTGATTGGCGTCGCCCGTTTGCTGTGGGGCGTGGCGCGCATTTTCTTACAGGGTACGCCCGGCCAGTTGCAGATTGAGGCCATCGAAGCGCAAATCCGCTCCGCCCCGGGCGTTGAGTCGATCCATGGCACGCATCTGTGGTCGTTGGATGGCGCTTACAATGTACTGACCACGCACGTTGTCGTTGCCGCCAATGCCAGTATGGATCGCGTATGCAAGGTAAAGGCTCACATTCGTGAGACGCTCGAGGAACATTCCATCAGCCATACCACCATTGAGGTTGAACGAAGCGGCGAACGTTGTCTGCTGGACGGACGGGACAACGCTCATCCCTGA
- a CDS encoding glycosyltransferase family 4 protein, with protein sequence MKRIALVTDYFRPEPGGLEGLFTGIARRWAADDVAVIVTREAGGALVAAEEIERFDAGEGYRIIRRSRSKSRWSQLRRAREDLAEARALLEQLRSEHVLLADLSGSSVLFARAATGLSIPYSVFLNGGDLRTRLGFLNFPERRLVQNARNVFTVARFIARDARSFGVREDRLIVAPPGFEPRWPVRKRSKLPEDLAARIGDRTLFVGLGPLLPRKGFDYALQALQRLRGLANRMHFLIVGSGPEYIYLQEIIRLQGLESMASMTGFLPDATLYAVLQRADVILQPGSVREDDVETLGAVFMEAAWLGLPSLAGRLGGVEEIVRHGVSGFVVEAGNVAEIAERMEQLVASERLRYQLGKNARDIARSEFDFERTCFAISSRL encoded by the coding sequence ATGAAGCGCATTGCGCTAGTTACCGACTATTTTCGTCCGGAACCGGGCGGTCTCGAAGGCTTGTTTACGGGCATTGCCAGACGTTGGGCGGCGGATGATGTCGCGGTAATTGTTACGCGTGAGGCTGGCGGCGCGCTGGTTGCGGCGGAGGAAATTGAAAGGTTTGATGCTGGCGAGGGCTACCGCATCATTCGGCGCAGCAGAAGCAAATCGCGCTGGTCGCAACTGCGAAGGGCGCGCGAGGATCTGGCAGAGGCCCGCGCTTTACTGGAGCAATTGCGCTCCGAACATGTCTTGCTGGCAGATCTCAGCGGCAGTTCCGTGCTCTTTGCGCGCGCCGCCACGGGGCTCAGTATTCCCTATTCGGTTTTTTTGAATGGCGGAGACTTGCGCACTCGGCTGGGTTTTCTGAATTTTCCTGAGCGTCGTCTGGTCCAGAATGCACGCAACGTATTTACGGTAGCAAGATTCATCGCCCGCGATGCGCGCAGCTTTGGCGTGCGCGAGGATCGTTTGATCGTTGCTCCACCGGGCTTCGAGCCGCGTTGGCCCGTGCGCAAACGCAGCAAGCTGCCTGAGGATCTGGCGGCGCGCATCGGCGATCGTACGCTCTTTGTCGGACTCGGGCCGCTGCTGCCGCGCAAAGGCTTCGACTACGCGTTGCAAGCTCTCCAGCGACTGCGCGGCCTGGCCAACCGCATGCATTTTCTGATTGTGGGTTCCGGCCCGGAGTACATCTACTTGCAAGAGATCATTCGACTGCAGGGATTGGAATCGATGGCCAGCATGACCGGCTTCCTGCCGGACGCAACACTCTATGCCGTTTTGCAGAGAGCCGATGTGATCCTGCAGCCGGGAAGCGTTCGGGAGGATGATGTTGAGACGCTGGGCGCAGTGTTTATGGAGGCGGCATGGCTTGGGCTGCCTTCCCTGGCCGGCCGTCTGGGCGGCGTTGAGGAAATTGTTCGGCACGGCGTCTCTGGATTTGTCGTCGAAGCTGGAAATGTTGCGGAGATTGCCGAGCGTATGGAACAGCTGGTTGCCAGCGAGCGACTGCGCTATCAGCTTGGAAAGAATGCGCGAGATATTGCCCGCAGCGAATTTGACTTCGAGCGCACCTGCTTTGCTATTTCCAGTCGGCTCTAG
- a CDS encoding M14 family metallopeptidase, which translates to MAVGHDPEYFFSPDYQSARRRFLLAAERRKAHLWSLDWGLRGPAGESLAIDIAWLGSLRARRAVIHSSGLHGVEGFAGSAIQLQAIQQAHAAPPNGALIFIHALNPFGMAWLRRVNESNVDLNRNFPGPAQSYSGAPPAYRQLDALLNPAAAQGGPEFFRSRLILTYLRLGVQAAQLAVVQGQYEYPQGLFYGGEKMEEGPAHLLRWLRSKASGLRRCLWIDVHTGLGRRGDHTVILEHADEPELQERLKQRYEQRLDIPGAANAQIYRVQGGIESAVPAALSRARSTFLTQEFGTVSAMRTLCALREENRLHRLHGERALPHHPAREALRRAFSPPDWRWRKAILEKGGLLLEFCQNELFRER; encoded by the coding sequence ATGGCAGTCGGCCACGATCCGGAATACTTTTTCTCGCCTGACTATCAATCTGCGCGGCGTCGCTTTCTGCTGGCTGCGGAGCGTCGCAAGGCGCACCTCTGGTCGCTCGATTGGGGCCTGCGCGGACCGGCTGGCGAATCGCTGGCCATCGATATTGCCTGGCTTGGATCGCTGCGCGCCAGACGGGCGGTCATCCACTCCAGCGGTCTGCATGGCGTTGAGGGCTTTGCCGGCAGTGCAATTCAGCTACAGGCCATTCAGCAAGCGCACGCGGCCCCGCCCAACGGCGCGCTGATTTTCATCCATGCCCTGAATCCTTTTGGCATGGCCTGGCTGCGTCGGGTAAACGAGAGCAACGTTGACCTCAATCGAAATTTCCCGGGTCCAGCGCAAAGCTACAGCGGCGCTCCGCCTGCCTATCGACAGCTGGATGCGCTGCTCAATCCGGCCGCGGCGCAGGGAGGCCCGGAGTTCTTTCGCAGTCGCTTGATTCTTACCTATCTGCGATTGGGCGTGCAGGCAGCGCAACTGGCCGTGGTCCAAGGACAATACGAGTATCCTCAGGGCTTGTTCTATGGCGGCGAAAAAATGGAAGAGGGGCCTGCTCATCTCTTGCGCTGGCTGCGCAGCAAGGCCTCCGGGCTACGCCGGTGTTTGTGGATCGATGTGCACACTGGCCTCGGCCGTCGCGGCGACCACACTGTCATTCTGGAACACGCCGATGAACCAGAGCTGCAAGAGCGGCTGAAGCAGCGCTACGAGCAACGGCTCGATATTCCGGGCGCGGCCAACGCCCAGATCTATCGCGTGCAAGGCGGAATCGAAAGCGCTGTGCCGGCGGCGCTTTCGCGCGCCCGATCGACATTTCTGACTCAGGAATTTGGTACGGTCAGCGCAATGCGCACACTCTGCGCCCTGCGCGAGGAAAACCGTCTGCATCGTTTGCATGGCGAACGTGCGTTGCCGCATCATCCGGCTCGCGAGGCTCTGCGGCGTGCGTTTTCTCCGCCAGATTGGCGCTGGCGTAAGGCAATTCTGGAAAAGGGCGGCCTGCTGCTGGAATTTTGCCAGAATGAGCTTTTCCGGGAGCGCTGA
- a CDS encoding SPOR domain-containing protein, whose protein sequence is MMRKRVFYVVNLDRSRMLLLGVSLAAAMLTAFALGLNLGREQSPGLVLRPPMPGPAAGAEDLPTLQDDSNLARSLTEQETGMRADDLPAAIDHAPLPTVGAADSSRSQSGQNFANRGLAQAASDSNRPAPGYAEDRLLTEQRGETSSVRDQRDSGQRRELASNPTPRRRNRGAESRRREAEQRTERGHRSRREESRRTTQRSESSDRNRRQSAAQNHRTESAPSATENATGQRRPSNSAPASPTPPGAAVENRQSPDAAAAAGSRTPPGAQPSAATSRPSSSPAQSEGVSLRNVAADRSAPQAPAAGNSTPNSTEQTRAADNGSRRYSLQLGAFQSRSAATRMASQLREQGFQPQINRSGNRHIVRVGGGQTREQIRGLESRLRSRHYAPLRVED, encoded by the coding sequence ATGATGCGCAAACGAGTATTTTATGTAGTCAACCTGGATCGCAGTCGAATGCTGCTGCTGGGCGTCAGTCTGGCGGCGGCCATGCTTACGGCCTTTGCACTTGGATTGAACCTGGGGCGAGAACAAAGTCCGGGCCTCGTCTTACGGCCGCCCATGCCAGGGCCGGCCGCCGGCGCTGAGGACTTGCCGACGCTTCAAGATGATAGCAACCTGGCGCGGTCGCTTACCGAACAAGAGACGGGAATGCGAGCCGACGATCTACCGGCGGCAATCGATCATGCCCCGCTGCCGACGGTCGGCGCCGCTGACAGTTCCCGGAGCCAGTCCGGGCAAAACTTTGCCAATCGCGGCCTTGCGCAGGCCGCCAGTGACAGCAACAGGCCGGCGCCCGGTTATGCTGAGGACCGCCTGCTGACGGAGCAACGCGGCGAAACTTCCAGCGTTCGCGATCAGCGCGACAGCGGGCAGAGACGCGAGCTTGCCAGCAATCCGACGCCGCGCCGCCGCAATCGTGGCGCCGAATCGCGGCGACGCGAGGCAGAGCAGCGAACGGAACGCGGCCACAGATCGCGCCGCGAAGAATCCAGAAGGACTACGCAGCGTAGCGAATCGTCGGATCGCAACAGGCGACAGAGCGCCGCTCAGAACCATCGCACCGAAAGCGCGCCATCGGCGACGGAGAATGCGACAGGCCAGAGGAGACCCTCAAACAGCGCCCCTGCGTCGCCCACGCCGCCAGGCGCCGCCGTCGAAAATCGCCAGTCTCCGGATGCCGCGGCGGCAGCTGGCAGCCGGACGCCGCCAGGTGCGCAACCGAGCGCAGCAACATCCAGACCTTCGTCTTCACCGGCGCAATCGGAAGGTGTTTCGCTGCGCAACGTCGCCGCCGATCGCAGCGCGCCTCAGGCGCCTGCAGCCGGAAACTCGACTCCAAATTCCACAGAGCAGACGCGCGCCGCTGATAACGGCTCTCGACGCTACAGTCTGCAGCTTGGCGCCTTCCAGAGTCGATCGGCGGCGACGCGCATGGCCAGCCAGTTGCGCGAGCAAGGCTTTCAGCCGCAAATCAATCGCAGCGGAAATCGCCATATCGTTCGCGTCGGCGGCGGTCAAACGCGCGAACAAATTCGAGGCCTTGAATCCAGATTGCGCAGCCGACACTACGCGCCGCTTCGCGTCGAAGACTGA
- a CDS encoding PilZ domain-containing protein, with product MEQRIQPRRSGRSLELFRVDVEWENRRFAGFPRNISDSGASLCLPGSNALHIPSGAMLRGQMSVGNTPVHFQGNVVWTRREERHGRPALLLGLQFDSELSLPDAVLSASAPDAGFLRDAK from the coding sequence ATGGAACAGCGCATCCAGCCGCGACGCAGCGGACGGTCGCTGGAGCTTTTTCGTGTTGATGTGGAATGGGAAAATCGGCGTTTTGCGGGATTTCCGCGCAATATTTCGGATAGCGGGGCCAGCCTTTGCCTGCCTGGTTCGAATGCCTTGCATATCCCCAGCGGAGCGATGCTGCGCGGTCAGATGAGCGTCGGGAATACTCCCGTGCACTTTCAGGGCAATGTAGTCTGGACCCGTCGAGAGGAGCGCCACGGCCGACCCGCGCTATTGCTCGGTCTTCAATTTGATTCTGAACTTTCGCTGCCTGATGCAGTCCTGAGCGCTTCGGCGCCGGACGCCGGTTTTTTGCGCGATGCAAAGTAG
- the pip gene encoding prolyl aminopeptidase, with the protein MRSLYPPIEPFDSFELPVSDLHTIYVEQCGNPAGKPALFVHGGPGGGLDPAYRRFFDPQRWRLVLFDQRGAGRSRPFAELRENDTWHLVEDMETIRQRLAIERWTLFGGSWGSTLSLAYAQRHPQRVSALILRGIFLLRKLEIDWFYQHGASLLFPDAWQDYLRPIAPEERHDLVGAYYRRLCSEDSAVRMEAARAWSMWEGRLSKLQADADFIARFGADRFAEAFARIECHYFIHRGFLQRDDQLLQGARALAGIPGAIVHGRYDVVCPLDSAWQLHQAWPGSELHITPDAGHSALEPGNLSKLVELTDRFAQQERPA; encoded by the coding sequence ATGCGCAGTCTCTATCCGCCCATTGAACCCTTTGATTCCTTTGAGCTGCCAGTAAGCGATCTGCACACGATCTATGTGGAGCAATGCGGCAATCCAGCCGGCAAGCCGGCGCTCTTTGTCCATGGCGGGCCTGGCGGAGGCCTGGACCCGGCCTACCGACGTTTCTTCGATCCGCAGCGCTGGCGGCTGGTACTCTTTGATCAGCGGGGGGCGGGCCGTAGCCGCCCCTTTGCTGAACTGCGTGAAAACGATACCTGGCATCTGGTGGAAGATATGGAGACTATACGCCAGCGATTGGCTATTGAACGCTGGACGCTATTTGGCGGCAGCTGGGGAAGCACGCTTTCGCTGGCCTATGCCCAGCGGCACCCTCAGCGCGTAAGCGCTCTGATTTTACGCGGAATCTTTCTGCTGCGGAAACTGGAAATCGATTGGTTTTACCAGCATGGCGCCTCCTTGCTATTTCCTGACGCCTGGCAGGACTATCTGCGACCCATTGCGCCAGAAGAGCGCCACGACCTGGTTGGCGCTTACTATCGGAGGCTGTGCTCCGAGGATTCCGCTGTACGGATGGAGGCTGCTCGCGCCTGGAGCATGTGGGAAGGAAGGCTCAGCAAGCTACAGGCTGATGCTGATTTTATTGCTCGCTTTGGCGCCGATCGCTTTGCCGAGGCTTTTGCGCGCATCGAATGTCATTACTTTATCCACCGCGGATTTCTGCAGCGCGATGATCAGTTGTTGCAGGGAGCGAGGGCGCTGGCCGGCATTCCGGGCGCCATTGTTCACGGTCGATACGACGTGGTCTGTCCGCTGGACAGCGCCTGGCAATTGCATCAGGCCTGGCCTGGCTCGGAGCTGCACATAACGCCCGATGCCGGTCATTCGGCGCTGGAGCCAGGCAACCTGTCCAAACTGGTCGAACTTACAGACCGATTTGCGCAGCAGGAGCGACCGGCCTAG